From the bacterium genome, one window contains:
- a CDS encoding NHL repeat-containing protein has protein sequence MRTFFVIPFVLLVSLFYIPKANGKTLPELTKLTSEQFDSILPIENSFNGIVQDRCTLYTWPRDIGFEHRSASNPLDKDEIARVIKEHSDYFFVRQSGNEWTGWIEKKYLRKNEHPDMQFKLEFTIGDSTGAGIVTSPMRVSEDNENLYILEVDRKLNYRIQRFNSSGEFLSFVNIPMKKRVRESGYGNWTSQKNTLMKVKDSCLFVPTETGIGKFTPDGKMLLEIKGNLIRPVAMDIASNGNIYMLDDETPSNRMDETDIFIKIYSPEGKFLKSFKPENFKNPTDIKITNNKIYLLGEKTKIKENTFYPISDNLPIYSDKGSIITKVKKGKQLTSSKINSSDSWKQINGQYFLKILLTDRDTGFAEAKMLMPVDNNVLYVFNQDEAKIEEITFKNIAKRTSRELAVKIANGTVFLHPIGSQSIDYHWQNVAIDKDENIYIIWRINLEDYWGTYLIKFNTKTSIVEGPFYTNQTVFYGESSRNVVPGEWDNDIEICKDGSVVFIDNHSRQVYILQDGKVRKAIKDTPKEEILHNPTAIALDKDENIYVSDFTINKIKKFAPSGKLVWTMGGFVSGREKAEEGKFDCVGDIAIDDSGYIYVADLKNRRAQKFDSGGKFILSFSVYTQEWPNFDIKFHKGELKTIIGEGVNGVNVYSRNGKFIRKDSLRRKEFFVSFSPYLAGIDKNDNRWEYYGPDRHTERGPLWPVIWVYNPDGKVIDGFTSEDFKNNLSTISDIEFDNKGNLWIADPGSYQIKKFSIIRGK, from the coding sequence ATGAGAACCTTTTTTGTCATTCCTTTCGTTTTATTAGTCTCCCTTTTTTATATACCAAAAGCCAATGGTAAAACTTTACCTGAATTAACAAAACTAACTTCCGAACAATTTGATTCTATTCTCCCTATAGAGAACTCTTTTAATGGAATTGTGCAAGATAGATGTACTCTTTATACTTGGCCAAGAGATATTGGCTTCGAGCATAGGAGCGCAAGCAATCCTCTGGATAAAGATGAAATTGCAAGAGTTATAAAAGAGCATAGTGATTATTTCTTTGTAAGGCAATCTGGAAACGAGTGGACAGGTTGGATAGAGAAAAAGTATTTGAGAAAAAACGAACATCCCGATATGCAATTCAAACTTGAATTTACAATAGGAGATTCTACCGGAGCAGGTATAGTAACCAGCCCAATGAGAGTTTCGGAAGATAATGAAAATTTGTATATCTTAGAAGTTGACAGAAAATTGAATTATAGAATACAGAGATTTAATTCTTCAGGGGAGTTTTTAAGTTTTGTAAATATACCTATGAAGAAAAGAGTCCGAGAATCTGGGTATGGGAATTGGACATCGCAGAAAAATACATTAATGAAAGTCAAAGACAGTTGTCTTTTTGTTCCTACAGAAACTGGAATAGGTAAATTTACACCTGATGGAAAAATGTTATTAGAAATAAAAGGAAATCTGATAAGACCTGTTGCTATGGATATTGCAAGTAATGGAAATATTTATATGTTGGATGATGAAACTCCTTCAAATCGTATGGATGAAACAGATATCTTTATAAAAATCTATTCGCCGGAAGGGAAATTTCTGAAATCTTTCAAACCGGAAAACTTCAAAAATCCAACAGATATTAAAATTACAAATAATAAAATTTATTTATTAGGGGAAAAAACGAAAATAAAAGAGAATACATTTTACCCTATTAGTGATAATCTTCCTATCTATTCTGATAAAGGCTCAATAATTACTAAGGTCAAAAAAGGAAAGCAATTAACTTCGTCTAAAATAAATTCGTCAGATTCATGGAAACAGATTAATGGTCAATATTTTTTAAAAATTCTACTTACAGATAGGGATACAGGATTTGCAGAAGCAAAAATGCTTATGCCCGTAGACAATAATGTATTATACGTTTTTAATCAAGACGAAGCAAAAATAGAAGAAATAACTTTCAAAAACATTGCTAAAAGAACCTCTCGTGAGTTGGCAGTCAAAATAGCAAATGGAACTGTTTTTCTTCATCCAATAGGGTCACAGTCCATAGATTATCATTGGCAGAATGTAGCAATTGATAAAGATGAGAATATTTATATTATTTGGAGAATAAATCTGGAAGACTATTGGGGAACTTATCTGATAAAATTCAATACAAAAACTTCTATTGTAGAAGGTCCTTTCTACACAAATCAAACTGTTTTTTATGGAGAAAGCTCAAGAAATGTCGTTCCCGGCGAATGGGATAATGATATTGAGATTTGTAAAGACGGAAGTGTTGTATTTATAGATAACCATAGTCGTCAAGTTTATATCCTGCAAGACGGCAAAGTACGAAAAGCTATAAAGGATACTCCAAAAGAAGAAATATTGCATAACCCGACAGCAATTGCTTTAGATAAAGATGAGAATATTTATGTCTCAGATTTTACCATAAATAAAATAAAAAAGTTTGCACCTTCGGGTAAACTTGTATGGACTATGGGTGGATTTGTGAGTGGAAGGGAAAAAGCAGAAGAAGGAAAGTTTGATTGTGTCGGTGATATAGCTATTGATGATTCAGGGTATATTTATGTAGCGGATTTAAAAAATAGACGGGCACAAAAGTTTGACTCTGGAGGAAAGTTTATCCTTTCGTTCTCTGTTTATACACAAGAATGGCCTAATTTTGATATTAAATTCCATAAAGGAGAACTAAAAACTATTATAGGTGAAGGAGTTAATGGAGTTAATGTGTATAGCAGAAATGGAAAATTTATTAGAAAAGACTCTCTGCGTAGAAAAGAGTTTTTTGTATCATTCTCGCCTTATCTTGCAGGAATAGATAAAAATGATAATAGATGGGAATATTATGGGCCTGATAGACATACAGAAAGAGGACCATTATGGCCAGTGATTTGGGTATATAACCCTGATGGGAAAGTTATTGATGGATTTACCAGTGAAGATTTCAAAAATAATTTAAGTACAATTTCTGACATTGAATTTGATAATAAAGGGAATTTATGGATAGCAGACCCGGGTTCTTATCAGATAAAGAAGTTTTCTATCATAAGAGGAAAGTGA
- a CDS encoding flavodoxin, with protein sequence MKTYLIYILFAGLLTNNTKSCDINKSNFEEGGQMLSEAKFHENKILIVFYSRTGTTKKVAETIASTLKCDMEEIVDMKSRKGLWGWIMSGKDATQNNLTTIKETTKSPDSYDLIIIGTPIWASKMTPAVRTYLSKNKEKIKNIAFFCTMGGSNAGNAFKDMEVFIGKQPIKTLELSAKEVAQGTYVQKVKDFTVEILKK encoded by the coding sequence ATGAAAACATATCTTATATATATTCTATTTGCAGGACTTTTAACAAATAACACTAAAAGTTGTGATATTAATAAGAGTAATTTTGAAGAGGGAGGACAAATGTTGAGTGAAGCAAAGTTCCATGAAAACAAAATATTGATTGTTTTTTATTCCAGAACAGGAACAACAAAAAAAGTTGCCGAAACTATAGCCAGCACACTTAAATGCGATATGGAAGAAATAGTTGATATGAAAAGCAGAAAAGGATTATGGGGTTGGATTATGTCCGGGAAAGACGCTACTCAAAATAATCTTACGACAATCAAGGAAACAACCAAATCACCGGATTCGTATGATTTGATTATAATCGGTACGCCTATCTGGGCATCTAAAATGACACCTGCTGTCAGAACGTATCTGTCGAAAAACAAAGAAAAAATCAAAAACATTGCTTTCTTTTGCACAATGGGAGGTTCCAACGCAGGAAATGCGTTTAAGGATATGGAAGTTTTCATTGGCAAACAACCTATTAAGACACTTGAGCTTTCGGCAAAAGAAGTTGCACAGGGAACGTATGTTCAGAAAGTCAAAGACTTTACTGTGGAAATCCTGAAGAAATAA
- a CDS encoding HDIG domain-containing metalloprotein yields the protein MTRETAFILLNEKIQTQNLIKHCLAVEAGMKEVATYFGEDEEFWGLTGLLHDLDYEDTKNDFSQHGIKTAEILQDCVPEFVLYAIKAHASKVPAKSKMDYTLYAIDPLTGLIVASALMHPDKKLQSITVEFILRRFEERRFAAGANREQIKECEKLGLSLEQFIGLTLAGMQKINADLGL from the coding sequence ATGACAAGAGAAACAGCGTTTATACTTCTTAACGAAAAAATACAAACTCAAAATCTTATAAAACATTGCCTTGCGGTTGAAGCAGGAATGAAAGAAGTTGCTACATATTTTGGAGAAGATGAAGAGTTCTGGGGACTTACCGGGCTTCTACACGATCTTGATTATGAAGATACCAAGAATGATTTCTCACAACACGGGATTAAAACTGCAGAAATACTCCAGGATTGCGTTCCTGAATTTGTATTGTATGCAATTAAAGCGCACGCAAGCAAAGTTCCCGCTAAATCAAAAATGGATTATACACTTTATGCAATAGACCCTCTCACGGGATTAATAGTTGCCTCTGCTTTAATGCATCCCGATAAAAAACTGCAATCCATAACCGTAGAATTTATACTCCGCAGGTTTGAGGAAAGAAGATTTGCCGCAGGCGCAAACCGCGAGCAAATAAAAGAATGTGAAAAGTTAGGACTCTCGCTGGAACAGTTTATTGGATTAACCCTCGCAGGAATGCAAAAAATAAACGCAGATCTAGGATTGTAA
- a CDS encoding polysaccharide deacetylase family protein: MRKLVSFLWQSRGIVNLISRGLSIMNRFNFTPCKLEKILGRYIDLLLKYNAVPTFPITANIVDRYPETIQRLQKRGAVFEIHGYVHIDYTRLTLKQQEEHFKKAIEIFQKYKITFSGFRAPYTRWNDDTMEALKRNGFIWDSSYTTLLDIIDKKDFKKKQWDAYQKAIKLYTPGEVAKQVVIPRIMKNGIVEIPMTLPDDEIVVDRLGIRKQKTVKKILWTIFKKTYERGEFFGVQVHPERITLYRPAIERILKQVEVFNLPVWKATLKDIAEWWIEKEKFEAVIKETQTNVYAINFKCSARATVLAKNIETGHFDKAGIKGNGKNGTSRFVGDPASLKTSSNWYGEYKLVDSSNELTVHSDKKPIIGINPNCSDTFVKFLKEDGYIFEITKTADNYSIYFNGVKEFDEIEILKQIEKQDVPLIRFWRWPWAARSVFSITGDVDALTIVDFWGRILETHFLTKSSYEK, encoded by the coding sequence ATGCGGAAATTAGTTTCTTTTTTATGGCAATCACGAGGAATCGTAAATCTTATAAGCAGAGGATTAAGTATAATGAACAGGTTCAACTTTACGCCTTGCAAGTTAGAAAAAATACTCGGGAGATATATAGATTTATTGCTCAAATATAATGCTGTTCCGACTTTTCCCATTACTGCTAATATCGTTGACAGATATCCCGAAACTATACAAAGGCTACAAAAAAGAGGAGCGGTTTTTGAAATCCACGGGTATGTACATATTGATTATACGAGATTAACCTTAAAACAACAGGAAGAACATTTTAAGAAAGCAATAGAGATTTTTCAGAAATATAAGATTACATTTTCCGGGTTTAGGGCCCCTTATACAAGATGGAATGATGATACAATGGAAGCGCTTAAAAGGAATGGCTTTATATGGGACAGTAGCTATACAACGCTTTTGGATATTATAGATAAGAAAGATTTCAAGAAAAAGCAGTGGGATGCATATCAGAAGGCCATAAAACTATATACCCCGGGGGAAGTTGCAAAACAAGTTGTAATTCCGAGAATAATGAAAAATGGAATTGTTGAGATACCAATGACTTTACCGGATGATGAAATCGTAGTCGACAGACTTGGCATAAGAAAACAAAAAACAGTCAAAAAAATATTATGGACTATTTTTAAGAAAACTTATGAGAGAGGAGAGTTTTTTGGGGTACAGGTACACCCGGAACGGATTACATTGTATAGACCCGCAATTGAAAGAATACTTAAACAAGTAGAAGTTTTCAACCTCCCTGTATGGAAAGCCACATTGAAAGACATTGCGGAATGGTGGATAGAAAAAGAAAAGTTTGAAGCCGTTATAAAAGAAACGCAAACAAATGTTTATGCTATTAATTTTAAGTGTTCCGCACGCGCAACCGTGCTTGCAAAAAATATAGAAACGGGACATTTCGACAAAGCAGGGATTAAAGGTAATGGGAAAAATGGAACTTCCCGCTTTGTCGGAGATCCCGCATCCCTAAAAACGAGCAGCAATTGGTATGGTGAATATAAGTTGGTGGATTCCTCAAACGAGTTAACAGTTCATTCGGATAAAAAACCAATAATCGGGATAAATCCAAATTGTTCCGACACATTTGTGAAATTCTTAAAAGAAGATGGGTATATCTTTGAGATCACTAAAACGGCAGACAACTACTCAATATATTTTAATGGGGTAAAAGAATTTGATGAAATAGAAATATTAAAACAAATAGAAAAACAGGATGTTCCCCTTATACGATTCTGGAGATGGCCATGGGCGGCAAGAAGCGTATTTTCAATAACGGGAGACGTAGACGCTTTAACGATAGTAGATTTTTGGGGACGGATATTGGAAACACATTTTTTGACAAAAAGCAGTTATGAAAAATAA
- a CDS encoding tetratricopeptide repeat protein, with the protein MNFNEIISKINEEIRIPLLPEMPAYENREKLNEYIKKIEGTDNNTSLLPPEYDFYCGVNFYYKDNYEASLECFNKAIELKPDYYNALYDKAIVLRILERFEEAIETSDRAIEINPNDAKIWYSKGVTLSKLVDCEKAIKCFEKALELNPNYYDAIYNKALMLSHLGNLEEAVKTCNKAIELNPNDAKIWYNKANSLADIGLLNEALKSYDKAIEINPKFVLAFYNKAIVLGASGLYKRSLETYDKVIELRPELAMAWYNKACMYAWKSDKGNSLKHLSKAIDLDTRNKEKAKTDEDFLNLWSDEDFIKLTT; encoded by the coding sequence ATGAATTTTAATGAAATAATAAGTAAGATTAACGAAGAAATTCGTATTCCACTTTTACCCGAAATGCCAGCCTATGAAAACAGAGAAAAGCTAAACGAATATATAAAAAAAATAGAAGGTACAGATAATAATACTTCTTTATTACCCCCGGAATATGACTTTTATTGTGGCGTTAATTTTTATTATAAAGATAATTACGAAGCATCTTTGGAATGCTTTAACAAAGCTATTGAATTGAAGCCCGATTACTATAACGCATTATATGATAAAGCAATTGTTCTCCGGATACTTGAACGATTTGAAGAAGCCATTGAAACGTCTGATAGAGCAATAGAGATAAACCCCAATGATGCAAAAATTTGGTATAGTAAAGGGGTTACCCTGTCTAAACTTGTAGACTGCGAAAAAGCTATCAAATGTTTCGAAAAAGCTTTGGAATTGAATCCTAATTACTATGATGCGATATATAACAAAGCGCTTATGCTTAGTCACCTTGGAAATCTTGAAGAGGCTGTTAAAACTTGTAATAAAGCAATAGAATTAAATCCAAACGATGCAAAAATTTGGTATAATAAAGCTAATTCGCTTGCCGATATCGGTTTGCTTAACGAGGCTCTAAAGTCTTACGATAAAGCAATAGAAATAAATCCGAAATTTGTCCTTGCATTTTATAATAAGGCAATTGTTCTTGGGGCTAGTGGTCTTTATAAAAGGTCTCTTGAAACCTATGATAAAGTAATAGAGTTAAGACCCGAACTTGCGATGGCATGGTATAACAAAGCTTGTATGTATGCATGGAAAAGCGATAAAGGAAACTCTCTGAAACACTTATCAAAAGCAATAGATTTGGATACAAGAAATAAAGAAAAAGCTAAAACTGATGAAGATTTTTTGAACTTATGGAGTGACGAAGACTTTATAAAACTTACAACTTAA
- the miaA gene encoding tRNA (adenosine(37)-N6)-dimethylallyltransferase MiaA: MYKLPIVIGPTAVGKTEIAIEIASQLNAEIISCDSRQIYRYMDIGTSKPTSEQQFIVRHWLVDVVEPDVSYNAWDYALEARGKIKEIKSRGKIPIVVGGSGLYLRALVEGFFAMPKPSAEIKKRLQRESAQALYEKLKHIDEVTANKLHSNDKMRIMRAIEVYETTGTKMSELKLQKVASDYKPLYICFTMERAKLYERIEKRVDKMIENGFVDEVKTLIEKYSPELTAFQTIGYKELITHLKDKKSSTDGLDRAITLIKQNTRRYAKRQITWFKGIEDVNWIDLSGKDYKEIISSVAKQFTDNNG, from the coding sequence ATGTATAAACTACCCATTGTAATTGGGCCTACTGCAGTTGGAAAAACAGAGATTGCAATAGAAATAGCTTCCCAGTTGAATGCCGAAATAATATCCTGTGATTCCCGACAAATCTATAGATATATGGATATCGGCACAAGCAAGCCTACCAGCGAACAACAATTTATCGTTAGACATTGGCTTGTAGATGTTGTAGAGCCGGATGTTTCTTATAATGCATGGGATTACGCGCTTGAAGCAAGGGGAAAAATAAAAGAAATAAAAAGCAGGGGTAAAATTCCTATTGTTGTTGGCGGATCGGGTTTGTATCTGCGCGCGCTTGTAGAAGGCTTTTTTGCTATGCCAAAACCATCTGCCGAAATAAAAAAAAGACTTCAGAGGGAAAGTGCTCAAGCCCTTTATGAAAAGTTAAAACATATAGATGAAGTAACGGCTAACAAATTACATTCAAATGATAAAATGCGTATAATGAGAGCGATTGAAGTATATGAAACAACGGGGACAAAAATGTCTGAATTGAAACTCCAAAAAGTGGCTTCAGATTACAAACCTTTGTATATATGTTTTACAATGGAACGCGCAAAGTTATACGAAAGAATAGAAAAGAGGGTAGATAAAATGATAGAAAATGGGTTTGTAGATGAAGTGAAAACCCTGATTGAAAAATATTCTCCGGAATTAACTGCATTTCAAACCATTGGATATAAAGAATTAATTACACATTTGAAAGATAAAAAATCTTCTACGGATGGATTGGACAGGGCAATAACATTAATAAAGCAAAATACCCGCCGATATGCGAAACGGCAAATAACTTGGTTCAAAGGGATAGAAGATGTTAACTGGATAGATTTATCGGGAAAAGATTATAAAGAGATAATCAGTTCTGTAGCTAAACAGTTTACAGACAACAATGGATAA
- a CDS encoding T9SS type A sorting domain-containing protein yields MRMGHLVHSAKAAEAICLFVLISGVINAKSVTRSKDVTVSTPPTNAISNKESSSFPKSNLQQEINKLLPQALGKSTPATKINVPQDIISRYHASPFAAIKQIELNRKNAFNLTQNIPFSASTKGDWIIIDSTVIIDHDTTINDNILIYNNSQLIVRNCSLVVRGIIYSFQNSLFSVDSSSLVIPQDYIYQFGMQVGMHIMDSSKIEIKNSKINSSNLPLGGGVINGGSLLFDNVLMNESFITFCTFGDKAKIHINHTDKAGEFVVLGDSSEVHISHSDTVLVWIGFPKGTSGKIYGDSLHMNNWINHFTYPDTTCDKITYSLVLDSLTGLMLATMAEDSTNVDLYNAEIRGSGHIFYIPDTDTITGLVNGSKYGDFTAPFPGRNYHLVNSSVTAWNLYFYAGTQLSIKSSIFGECLLADSAKSLFWNAVCDGAGGHIGAGGNSFLISGLTSLYTDDLLEGHSVSLMLFTNFMYGHLIAKGMATTILYNTILANPVLIYDSATVMVTGCYPPSPSHTNENIPIRGSAFMLRGPNSPFSFDGYKVEYAPTKDTTTFFPITGRITTPVDNDEICVFSTYGLNTGTYVIRLWYFFSAFGSSDSINFDNSIYLNWQNVEETAKTKKLSLSVTPNLSNRININYVIPQTTEVKLSLYNISGEKVATLDKGIKNKGEYTVKLDNTKLSNGVYFCELKAGKDILPVKKIVLVK; encoded by the coding sequence ATGAGAATGGGACATCTGGTACATTCCGCTAAGGCGGCGGAAGCGATTTGTTTGTTTGTTTTGATTAGTGGAGTTATAAACGCAAAATCGGTAACCCGGAGTAAAGATGTAACCGTTTCGACTCCTCCAACAAACGCAATATCAAACAAGGAAAGTTCAAGCTTTCCTAAGAGTAATTTACAACAGGAAATCAACAAACTTCTTCCGCAAGCGCTAGGAAAAAGCACTCCGGCAACAAAAATAAACGTTCCGCAGGATATCATTTCCAGGTATCATGCAAGCCCTTTTGCAGCTATTAAACAGATAGAATTAAACAGAAAGAATGCTTTTAATTTAACACAAAACATACCTTTTAGCGCTTCCACAAAAGGGGATTGGATAATAATAGATTCTACCGTCATTATTGATCACGACACTACTATTAATGATAACATACTAATATATAATAATTCCCAGCTTATTGTCCGTAATTGTTCTCTTGTTGTAAGAGGTATTATCTATTCGTTTCAAAATTCTTTATTTTCCGTAGATAGCTCCAGTTTAGTAATCCCGCAGGATTACATATATCAATTTGGTATGCAGGTTGGTATGCATATTATGGATTCCAGTAAGATAGAAATAAAAAATTCCAAAATAAATTCTTCTAATTTGCCATTAGGCGGTGGAGTTATAAATGGAGGTTCTTTATTGTTTGACAATGTACTTATGAATGAATCATTTATAACTTTTTGCACATTTGGAGATAAGGCTAAAATACACATAAACCATACCGATAAAGCAGGTGAATTTGTAGTTTTGGGAGATTCGTCGGAAGTTCATATTTCGCATTCCGATACCGTGCTTGTTTGGATTGGTTTCCCGAAAGGTACATCTGGTAAAATTTATGGCGACTCTCTGCATATGAATAACTGGATTAATCATTTTACGTATCCCGACACTACCTGCGACAAGATAACTTACTCTCTTGTTTTAGACAGTCTTACAGGACTTATGTTAGCAACAATGGCAGAAGACAGCACAAATGTAGATTTGTATAATGCGGAAATCAGAGGGTCAGGACATATTTTTTATATTCCCGATACGGATACCATAACCGGACTTGTAAACGGTTCGAAATATGGTGATTTTACGGCGCCGTTTCCCGGCAGAAACTATCATCTTGTAAATTCATCTGTCACGGCTTGGAATTTGTATTTTTATGCAGGAACTCAACTTTCAATAAAAAGCTCAATTTTTGGAGAGTGTCTTCTGGCAGATTCAGCCAAGTCTCTATTTTGGAACGCAGTTTGTGATGGTGCCGGTGGACATATCGGTGCCGGCGGCAACTCTTTTTTAATTTCCGGGCTTACAAGTCTTTACACGGATGACCTTCTTGAAGGGCATTCTGTTTCCCTGATGCTTTTTACAAATTTTATGTACGGACATTTAATAGCTAAAGGTATGGCAACAACGATTTTATATAATACTATTCTTGCAAATCCTGTATTAATTTATGATTCTGCAACGGTTATGGTAACGGGTTGTTATCCGCCGTCTCCTTCGCACACTAATGAAAATATTCCTATCCGCGGAAGCGCTTTTATGCTTAGGGGACCAAATTCTCCGTTTAGTTTTGACGGGTATAAAGTTGAGTATGCCCCCACAAAAGACACCACAACGTTTTTCCCTATAACAGGCAGAATAACAACCCCAGTGGACAATGACGAGATTTGTGTTTTTTCAACCTACGGACTTAATACGGGGACATATGTAATACGGCTATGGTATTTCTTTTCAGCGTTCGGAAGTAGCGACAGCATTAACTTTGACAACTCAATATATTTGAACTGGCAAAATGTAGAGGAAACAGCAAAAACCAAAAAATTATCTCTTTCCGTTACGCCTAACTTATCCAACAGGATTAATATTAATTACGTAATTCCACAGACAACAGAAGTGAAATTATCATTATATAACATATCCGGCGAAAAAGTAGCAACTCTTGATAAGGGCATTAAAAACAAAGGTGAATATACGGTAAAACTGGATAATACAAAACTTTCTAACGGGGTTTACTTTTGCGAATTGAAAGCAGGAAAAGATATTTTACCTGTAAAAAAGATAGTGTTGGTGAAGTAA